DNA from Nymphaea colorata isolate Beijing-Zhang1983 chromosome 4, ASM883128v2, whole genome shotgun sequence:
ACCTGCTTGTAATTGAAACAGAAGAGCGCATTATAACCAACAAATATGAGATAATTCACAAGAAGGACGCTCAAAATTCTTGAATAGAAGGTGAACTAGAATGCAACTCACGGTTGAAGTAACTGTAACCAACTGTCTTAGTAAACTTCGAATGCAGCCTCCTATCCCATTCTTAACGGAAAAATCAAGAGATGACAGATTTGCTACATGGCACTGTCGAGACTTTAAATGCTGACCAAGCTCCTTAAACGTCAGTAGGTCATCAACAAACTCAACATTCTCTGGCGAtaatttgattgatcaaaattACATCATAAAGTAAAAAGGCATAACGAAGCTACATACTGGGAGTAGCTAACCACTATAAGAAAATGTAGAAATGAAAAGACTATAAAAATTTCGCACAAAAAAGTTTACAGGAGACAATAAAACTCGTAAGTACTCACTGGTAAACACAAAGGCGGTGAACAATTGCCTACAGATGTTATTAGTCAAAACTGGAAACGGGCTTATCACTTCAGATAGACTGCAGCTAAAGGATGCTTTGATAGCAGCAAATGATTTATTCACCCAATCGTGTATCTCCTCAAAAAGGTTGGCGTTAATGCGTGTCAACACATCCTGCAATTAAGAAATATTTAGAAGTAGATATCCACGTCCAGGAACCAATCCGACCGTGATCAAAATCATTACCTTTAGTACCAGCGAtcattttcaacaaatttttcttaaaatgttaaaaacactAATTCAGGAACCTTTTCAGAATACGATGCAGATTTCACATTTTATCTCATTATCGCGGCCAGCCAACAATTCAACTTTCATAAACATACCATAAGGACTCCACAACCTTAGAGTGCAGGCAATCCGGATAAGAagttattaaagtaaaaaaaagtcGACAAATTAATGGCTAAAACTGGAAATGCGTATTGGCTATACCCTAATGCCCGCCTCAATTTTCCCCCAAACAGATTCAAATGCTTCGAGCCTTAGTTCCTGGTAGAATGACGCATTGTCACCGTCCTCCGAAGCCTCTCGCCCGTTACATATCGGTGGCCACGCTATCTTCCGTCTGGTTTTCTTCGACTTCGAAGAACTCGTTCCCAACTTTCGGCCCTTATGGAGAACGAAGAATGGCTGCAATAGCAACAGAGAGAATCACCGACAGTTtaaacccccaaaaaaaagaaacagaactcAAATGCATGCATAAATAGAGAATAACACACCACCAAAAGGATTTGATGGATAGCAAACAGATGGTTCTGAGAATTGACAAAAGGGAATTGCATTGTCAGGATTCTAGACTTCCGCTCAAAAAGATTTGGAAAGCAGAAAGacaaaatacaaaacaaaaataattatAGGCTTACCTGCAGGTCGTTTTCTGCATTTTCCGGGCCGTTTGAAGAACACGGGGAACCGCAGTCATCGGAGTCTGCCATGAgtgagggaaggagggagggaacGTGTTGAAGGAGACAGGATCTTGGGAAAGCAGGGACGGGCAGGAACGGCTGGGGGCAGAACCGGGAAATTTATTTCGCCGGATGGCGGGAAATCTCGTCAAATGGATCGGGTACTGTGGGAGGAAACCTATCCAGGACCGAACTTCAAGGGACGGAGGACGGAACCCAGCCCATCTCGACCCAAACCTGCAAAGATCAGCCGAGCCCCGCGCCCACTCGAGCTCAAGTCTTCGTAAGAAAACTTGGGCCAAGCTTCTCCCAATTCAGCAACGGTCAAGTGTTTACAGataattttgataaaataaatcaGAATAGATGGACTTTTTATTATtcaacatatattttttttatgcccTTGCTGTACTTAAaacgaaattttatttaaatcagATCCGGTTCCCCATTTTatgaatgaaattgattttattttactcaaaataaaacatattttatttttattgggTTTGGGTCTAAATTTCAGATCTAGGATCTGTTTTCAGGTACTGGTAAAGATATATGCTTTGTAtctatttggttttggattgagattttcttttgttttatatttgtgcCAAGTATTAGTAGATCCACGCTGAATTCATGTTTATTGGGTCGATATTTGGATGCGGTCTCACGCATGGAAAATGGATAGCTCCATATGCGTTAGGCGCgttatattatttttgtagATCTACCTAGGTGTGAGATCCACATATTGTATCTAATATGCATGTTTCGTTATGTAAATCTTGTGGGATTTATTATTGCTTTATTCATATCCATCTTGTGATTGAATGCTACTTGTAGCTctaatttggttttggatccaaacatTAAACTTGTATGTTTGacaattcaatttcttttgtccAGATCTATTTTAGATCAGCTCTGGTAAATATGTTGGATCATATTATGTCCTAGATCCATTTATGGACGTGAATTGATCTATTGTTTATTCTAGAAACATGGGATATCACGGGATAAATTTATTTGAATTCAATATATGTGTAGATCTGATCCCACGTATTATTTGGATgctttcacattcaatgattttggTTTTGGTCCAAAAAAATGCGATTCTTCCGCGGGAAGGCAGGAAAGCAAAGGTGGTAATGAGATAGCGCGTCCATTCTTCACCAGGTGCGTGCTCACTCTGCTCCGAGAACGTCGAGTCGTCGACGACTACTGCTCATCGGAAGTGGACGTCTGAGGCGGCGTGGAAATGGAGATGATGCTGATCCCTTTCCTCGGCCAAGGTCACGTGTTCCCGTGCACCCAGCTTTGCCTTCAGCTCGCGGCCCATGGCGTCACCGTCACCATCGTCGTCCCCACGGAGTTCACCGATACCATCTCTGCCGCCTGTGACCATCCGCTAGTTCGTGTAGCCGGTCTCGACCTCCCTCCACACGAAGACGACCCCTCCCCTATGCACCTCTTCGTCAAAGCGCACCTCATGAATGAGCCCTTCTCCGAGTTCCTCGCCCGGAGAACGGCCCCCGATGCCCCCCTTCCTCCGCCCGTCTGCATCATCGTCGATGCTCTTGTCGGTTGGGCAATCGACATCAGCCGGCAGTACGCCATCCCCGCCGTTGGTCTCTACACCAATGGCACTTGCCCTTGCGCTCTCGACTACATTTCCCCTCGATTGTCGCCGGAAAAGATGAATCCGAACGAGATCGTGGCCATCCCTGGCGTCCCGGACACTCTCCGGCTCACGTATGGCGAGCTTGTCCACAAGCCTCCGCCCAGCCGTGGTCCGCGGCGGAACACCGGGGGAGGTGGTCCGCGTCACGGTGATCGTCGGCAACCGCCGTGGATCAACCAGATGGAAGGGGCAACCGTGATACTCTGCAACACGTGCGACGAGTTGGAGCGCCCTTTCATTGATCTCATAGCTAGGGAGACCGGAAAGAAGGCCTTCGGCGTAGGGCCGCTGCTGCCGCGCCAATTCTGGGAGTCAGCCGGATCGCCGCTCCGTGACGGCGCCGTCCGGTCCAAGAAGAACTCGAACGTCAGTgaagaggaggtggaggcgtGGCTCAACTCCAAGCAGCCAGGTTCCGTCGTCTTCGTGTCTTTTGGCAGTGAGGTGAGCCCCACTACGTCTGAGCTAGCCGAACTGGCTGCGGGGCTCGAGGAATCGGGGCAGCCATTCATCTGGGTGATTCAAGCCAACGTGACAAGGGACCCAGCTCCGGTCGAAGCCTCGCCGGAGCTAGCGGCGAAGGATCCCTGGCTCGGCGTGGTGCCGGACGGTTTCGAGGAGCGGGTAGGGGAAAGAGGGCTCGTCATACGCGGCTGGGCTCCACAGCTTCTCATACTGAGCCACCCATCCACCGGCGGCTTCATCTCCCACTGCGGCTGGAATTCGACTCTGGAGTCGCTCGTCCGCGGGGTTCCCATCCTCGCGTGGCCCATCCGGGGAGACCAGCACATGAACGCCATCGTGGTGGCGAACCACCTGGGGGTGGGCGTGAAGGTCCGGGACGCCGGTGGGCGGGACGTGAGGAAGGAAGACGTGGTGAGAGGGGTGGCGAAACTCATGAGCGACTCGGACATC
Protein-coding regions in this window:
- the LOC116252821 gene encoding UDP-glycosyltransferase 73C3-like translates to MEMMLIPFLGQGHVFPCTQLCLQLAAHGVTVTIVVPTEFTDTISAACDHPLVRVAGLDLPPHEDDPSPMHLFVKAHLMNEPFSEFLARRTAPDAPLPPPVCIIVDALVGWAIDISRQYAIPAVGLYTNGTCPCALDYISPRLSPEKMNPNEIVAIPGVPDTLRLTYGELVHKPPPSRGPRRNTGGGGPRHGDRRQPPWINQMEGATVILCNTCDELERPFIDLIARETGKKAFGVGPLLPRQFWESAGSPLRDGAVRSKKNSNVSEEEVEAWLNSKQPGSVVFVSFGSEVSPTTSELAELAAGLEESGQPFIWVIQANVTRDPAPVEASPELAAKDPWLGVVPDGFEERVGERGLVIRGWAPQLLILSHPSTGGFISHCGWNSTLESLVRGVPILAWPIRGDQHMNAIVVANHLGVGVKVRDAGGRDVRKEDVVRGVAKLMSDSDIRNRAAQIKAIFLSGFPASSSASLDAFIRLFGQQ